One genomic segment of Theobroma cacao cultivar B97-61/B2 chromosome 6, Criollo_cocoa_genome_V2, whole genome shotgun sequence includes these proteins:
- the LOC18595196 gene encoding (R)-mandelonitrile lyase-like: MGRFFVFFLECVAFLLLLYPVFSLARPHPQRDPVYLNFVLNATDLPSEDYYDYIIVGGGTAGCPLAATLSQSYRVLVLERGGVPYGNQQLMTQEGFLTTLTQVDTYDSPAQAFTSEDGVPNARGRILGGSSAINAGFYSRADQEFYKHSGVNWDLSLVNQSYQWVERRVVFRPELKNWQSAVRDGLIEAGVDPYNGFSLDHLVGTKIGGSTFDSSGKRHSAADLLNYARPGSIKVAIYASVERVLLASLSSSNAIARQRQSAIGVVFRDQMGRYHHAMVKEQGEVLLCAGALGSPQLLLLSGIGPRSYLSSWGIPVAYHHPYVGQFLYDNPRNGISIVPPVPLEHSLIQVVGITEAGAYVEAASNVIPFTSPARSVFIRTPSSPLFLTVATIMEKIVGPLSSGSLRLASTDVRLNPIVRFNYFTNPIDVERCVNGTRRIGDLLRSRSMDYFKFREWFGTRNFRFVGPELPVDQLNNEQMADFCRRTVSTIWHYHGGCVVGKVVDNNYHVIGIDALRVVDGSTFSVSPGTNPQATLMMLGRYLGLKIIKERTRLK, encoded by the exons ATGGGGagattctttgtttttttccttgaatGCGTTGCGTTCTTGCTGCTATTATACCCAGTTTTTTCTCTTGCAAGACCACATCCTCAACGCG ATCCAGTTTACTTGAACTTTGTGTTGAACGCGACGGATCTTCCATCAGAAGACTACTACGACTACATCATTGTAGGAGGAGGAACGGCAGGTTGTCCATTAGCCGCCACTTTGTCGCAGTCGTATCGGGTTCTTGTCCTAGAACGAGGTGGAGTTCCCTATGGAAACCAACAGTTGATGACTCAAGAAGGGTTCTTGACTACACTCACCCAGGTCGACACCTACGATTCACCTGCTCAAGCCTTTACTTCCGAGGACGGCGTCCCAAACGCCCGCGGCCGCATTCTTGGTGGCAGCAGTGCCATCAATGCCGGTTTCTATAGCCGAGCTGACCAAGAGTTTTATAAGCATTCAGGTGTAAATTGGGATCTTAGTTTGGTTAACCAGTCCTACCAGTGGGTTGAGAGGAGGGTTGTTTTTAGGCCAGAGTTAAAGAACTGGCAATCCGCTGTTAGGGATGGGTTGATAGAGGCAGGAGTTGATCCTTACAATGGCTTCAGTTTGGACCATTTGGTTGGGACCAAGATCGGCGGCTCCACCTTTGATAGCTCCGGGAAGAGGCATAGCGCTGCTGATCTTCTGAATTACGCAAGACCCGGGAGCATTAAAGTAGCAATCTATGCAAGTGTTGAAAGGGTACTGTTAGCATCATTATCTTCTTCAAATGCCATCGCTAGGCAGAGGCAGTCTGCCATAGGGGTAGTGTTTCGTGACCAAATGGGAAGGTATCACCACGCAATGGTGAAGGAACAAGGCGAGGTCCTGCTGTGTGCTGGAGCTCTTGGAAGCCCGCAATTGTTGCTGTTAAGTGGGATTGGTCCAAGGTCATACCTGTCTAGCTGGGGAATCCCGGTTGCATACCACCATCCATATGTAGGCCAATTCCTCTATGATAATCCCAGGAATGGCATCTCGATTGTGCCACCAGTCCCATTGGAGCACTCGCTGATACAAGTTGTGGGGATAACTGAAGCCGGGGCTTATGTTGAGGCAGCTTCAAATGTCATCCCTTTTACATCCCCTGCACGGTCAGTGTTCATTCGGACACCTTCTTCCCCTCTGTTTTTAACTGTGGCTACCATCATGGAGAAGATTGTTGGCCCTCTTTCATCTGGTTCATTAAGGTTGGCCTCAACAGATGTCCGGCTCAATCCCATCGTGCGGTTCAATTACTTCACCAATCCCATAGATGTGGAGAGATGTGTGAATGGCACACGCAGGATTGGTGATTTGTTGAGGAGTCGATCTATGGATTATTTCAAGTTCCGCGAATGGTTTGGGACTAGAAATTTCAGATTTGTTGGCCCTGAATTGCCTGTTGATCAATTGAACAACGAACAGATGGCTGACTTCTGCCGGCGTACTGTCAGCACCATATGGCATTACCATGGCGGCTGTGTTGTTGGGAAAGTGGTTGATAACAATTACCACGTTATTGGAATTGATGCACTCAGAGTAGTTGATGGATCAACGTTTAGTGTCTCACCAGGAACCAACCCTCAGGCCACTCTGATGATGCTTGGCAG ATATCTTGGCCTGAAGATAATCAAAGAGCGAACACGACTCAAATGA